In Polypterus senegalus isolate Bchr_013 chromosome 12, ASM1683550v1, whole genome shotgun sequence, the following are encoded in one genomic region:
- the xab2 gene encoding pre-mRNA-splicing factor SYF1 produces the protein MSTQKDKQTVVFEDDDLPYEEEIIRNPYSVKCWMRYIEFKQNAPKSSLNMIYERAIKELPGSYKLWYNYLRQRRKQVKGKSVIDLAFEEVNNCHERALVFMHKMPRIWLDYCQFLMDQSKITRTRRTFDRALRALPITQHRRIWPVYLKFVRKYPLPETAVRVYRRYLKLCPENAEEYIEYLKSIDRLNEAAIRLAAVVNEETFVSKEGKSNYQLWHELCDLISQNPDKVNSLNVGAIIRGGLTRFTDQLGKLWCSMADYYIRSGHFEKARDVYEEAIQTVVTVRDFTQVFDSYAQFEESMIAAKMETTSELGQTEDEDIDLELRLARFEQLITRRPLLLNSVLLRQNPHNVHEWHKRVKLFEGQPREIINTYTEAVQTVDPMKATGKPHTLWVSFAKFYEENEQIDDARTIFEKATKVNYKQVDDLACVWCEYGEMELRHENYDEALRILRKATAVPARKAEYFDSTEPVQNRVYKSLKIWSMLADLEESLGTFKSTKAVYDRIIDLRIATPQIIINYAMFLEEHNYFEESFKAYERGIALFRWPNVYDIWNTYLTKFTDRYGGKKLERARDLFEQALDGCPPKFAKTIYLLYAKLEEEYGLARHAMRVYERATQAVEPAEQYEMFNIYIKRAAEIYGVTRTRSIYQDAITVLPDEHSREMCLRFADMECKLGEIDRARAIYSYCSQMCDPRVTPAFWQTWKEFEVRHGNEDTIRELLRIKRSVQATYNTQVNFMSSQMLKAFSNATGTVSDLAPGQSGMDDMKLLEQKAHLLAAESAREKVTTKEKILFVRGDESRSELAELMKQANPDEIDIDDDDSDEGSDDAEPEVVELEQKSVPSAVFGGLKDD, from the exons ATGTCGACGCAAAAGGACAAGCAGACTGTTGTATTT GAAGATGACGATCTCCCGTATGAGGAAGAAATCATTCGAAACCCATATTCAGTGAAGTGCTGGATGAGATATATTGAGTTCAAGCAGAATGCGCCTAAAAGTTCACTTAACATGATTTATGAACGGGCCATCAAAGAGCTGCCTGGCAG TTATAAACTGTGGTACAACTATCTGCGACAGAGAAGAAAACAGGTGAAAGGAAAGTCTGTTATAGATCTGGCCTTTGAGGAGGTTAACAACTGCCATGAGAGAGCCCTCGTGTTTATGCATAAG aTGCCTCGAATTTGGCTGGATTACTGTCAGTTTTTGATGGATCAGAGTAAGATCACCAGAACCCGACGTACCTTTGATAGGGCTCTCAGAGCGCTTCCAATCACCCAACACCGTAGAATTTGGCCAGTTTACCTAAAGTTTGTCCGCAAGTACCCCTTGCCAGAGACTGCAGTTAGGGTGTACCGGCGATATCTGAAG CTGTGCCCTGAAAATGCAGAAGAATACATTGAGTATTTGAAGTCCATTGATCGCCTAAATGAGGCTGCAATACGGCTTGCTGCAGTTGTGAATGAGGAGACATTTGTATCAAAAGAAGGGAAATCTAATTATCAG CTCTGGCATGAACTGTGCGATCTTATCTCTCAAAATCCAGACAAGGTCAACTCCCTGAATGTGGGTGCAATCATCCGAGGTGGACTGACTCGCTTCACAGACCAGTTGGGCAAGTTGTGGTGCTCAATGGCTGACTATTACATCCGAAGTGGGCACTTTGAGAAG GCTCGTGATGTATACGAGGAGGCCATTCAGACTGTTGTTACAGTGAGGGATTTCACTCAGGTCTTTGACAGCTATGCACAATTTGAAGAGAGCATGATTGCAGCCAAAATGGAAACCACATCTGAATTGGGGCAAACAGAGGATG AGGACATCGATCTAGAGCTTCGACTTGCTCGATTTGAGCAGCTCATTACCCGGCGCCCACTGCTGCTCAACAGCGTGCTTCTACGGCAAAATCCGCACAATGTTCACGAATGGCACAAGAGGGTCAAGCTGTTTGAAGGGCAACCTCGAGAA ATAATTAACACTTACACAGAAGCTGTCCAGACAGTGGATCCAATGAAAGCTACTGGAAAGCCACATACGCTTTGGGTGTCCTTTGCCAAATTTTATGAGGAAAATGAACAAATAGATGAT GCAAGGACTATCTTTGAGAAAGCCACCAAAGTTAACTACAAACAGGTAGATGACCTTGCTTGTGTCTGGTGTGAATATGGGGAAATGGAGCTGAGGCATGAGAATTATGATGAGGCTTTGAGGATACTACGG AAAGCTACAGCTGTTCCTGCACGGAAAGCAGAATATTTTGACTCCACTGAACCTGTCCAGAATAGAGTGTACAAGAGCCTAAAGATCTGGTCAATGTTGGCAGATTTAGAAGAGAGCTTGGGAACATTTAAG TCTACCAAGGCAGTGTATGACCGCATCATTGATCTGAGAATTGCTACTCCACAGATTATCATTAATTATGCCATGTTTTTGGAGGAGCATAATTACTTTGAAGAAAGCTTTAAG GCATATGAAAGGGGGATTGCACTCTTCAGATGGCCCAATGTGTATGACATCTGGAACACATACCTGACCAAGTTTACTGATCGTTATGGTGGCAAGAAGCTTGAGAGAGCCAGAGATCTTTTTGAGCAAGCATTGGATGGGTGTCCACCTAAATTTGCCAAAA CCATTTACCTACTGTATGCCAAACTTGAAGAAGAGTATGGCCTTGCCAGGCATGCTATGCGCGTGTATGAGCGAGCAACACAAGCAGTTGAACCAGCTGAGCAGTatgaaatgtttaacatttaCATCAAAAGAGCAGCTGAGATTTACGGGGTCACCCGCACCAGGAGTATCTATCAAGATGCCATCACG GTCCTGCCTGACGAGCATTCCCGTGAAATGTGTCTGAGGTTTGCTGACATGGAGTGCAAGCTTGGAGAGATTGATCGAGCTAGGGCCATTTATTCATACTGTTCCCAGATGTGTGATCCACGG GTGACTCCAGCTTTCTGGCAGACCTGGAAAGAGTTTGAGGTTCGTCATGGCAATGAGGACACCATACGTGAACTTCTTCGCATTAAGCGCAGCGTGCAGGCCACCTACAACACACAGGTCAACTTTATGTCCTCGCAAATGCTGAAGGCTTTTTCCAATGCGACTGGTACAG TTTCAGACTTGGCCCCTGGACAAAGTGGCATGGATGACATGAAGCTTCTTGAGCAGAAGGCTCACTTGCTGGCTGCTGAGTCTGCGAGAGAAAAAGTGACTACAAAGGAAAAGATTCTGTTTGTCAG GGGTGACGAATCACGCAGTGAATTGGCTGAGCTTATGAAACAAGCAAACCCGGATGAGATTGACATTGATGATGACGACAGTGATGAAGGTAGTGACGATGCTGAACCGGAAG TGGTGGAGTTGGAGCAAAAGAGTGTGCCCTCTGCTGTGTTTGGAGGACTGAAAGATGACTGA